The DNA window ACGTCGGGGAAAATCCGGATCCAGACGCGGCCGGCCCGCTTCATGTGACGGGTCAGCGCGCGGCGCGCGGCTTCGATCTGGCGCGCGGTGAGACGCTCGGGCGCCATCGCCTTCAGGCCGAACTGGCCGAACGACAACGTCGCGCCCGAAGTCGCAACGCCGTGGATCCGGCCCTTATGCGCCTTCCGGAACTTCGTCTTCTTTGGTTGCATCATGGCTTACGCCCTCAAACCTTCTCAAAAATCGCCTTAAGCGGCGTCGCGACGGGGCCGCGTATTGTCGCCCTCGGCCATCTTCTTGTCCTGGGCCATCGGATCGTGCTCGAGGATTTCGC is part of the Bradyrhizobium erythrophlei genome and encodes:
- the rplP gene encoding 50S ribosomal protein L16, which produces MMQPKKTKFRKAHKGRIHGVATSGATLSFGQFGLKAMAPERLTARQIEAARRALTRHMKRAGRVWIRIFPDVPVSKKPAEVRMGSGKGTPELWVARVKPGRVIFEIDGVTVQTAKEALSLAAAKLPIKTRFVARIAE